One window from the genome of Chitinivibrionales bacterium encodes:
- a CDS encoding tyrosine--tRNA ligase, with translation MTLIEELRWRGMIQDITPGAEEQLEQGAKTVYGGFDPTASSLQLGNLVPIMLLLHFQRAGHKPLALVGGATGMIGDPSGKSAERNLLSPDTVKNNLERFKKQLEKFLDFDCGDTSAEVVNNYDWFKDFRFLDFLRDVGKHLTINYMIAKESVKQRMETGLSYTEFSYQLLQAYDFVWLYKNKHCTFQVGGSDQWGNMTSGTELVRRILGKEAHVATCPLLTKADGTKFGKTEGGERIWLDPSMTSPYKFYQFWLNAADEDAKRFIRIFTLKSKEEIESLESEHARAPHLRTLQKALAKDITIRVHSEEDYRASVEASEILFGKGTTEALRKLSEEDLLSVFEGVPQNVISRTELEQGIPLIELLATKASVFSSKGEARRMLTGGGVSVNKEKITDIDTVISTDVLLNNRYILVQKGKKNYYLIIAS, from the coding sequence ATGACATTGATTGAAGAGTTGAGATGGCGGGGGATGATTCAGGATATTACTCCCGGAGCGGAAGAACAACTGGAGCAGGGGGCGAAAACTGTGTACGGAGGTTTTGATCCTACTGCATCTTCGCTCCAGCTGGGTAATCTGGTTCCTATTATGCTGCTGCTTCATTTCCAGCGCGCCGGACATAAGCCACTGGCGCTCGTGGGCGGGGCAACCGGTATGATCGGCGATCCTTCCGGAAAATCTGCTGAGCGTAACCTGCTTTCGCCCGACACGGTGAAAAACAATCTCGAAAGATTTAAAAAGCAACTTGAAAAATTTCTCGATTTTGATTGTGGTGATACAAGTGCCGAAGTGGTCAATAATTATGACTGGTTCAAAGATTTCAGGTTTCTGGATTTTCTCAGAGATGTAGGAAAGCATCTGACCATCAATTACATGATCGCAAAAGAATCGGTGAAACAACGGATGGAGACAGGGCTTTCCTATACCGAATTTTCCTACCAGCTTCTTCAAGCCTACGATTTTGTCTGGCTGTATAAGAATAAGCACTGCACATTTCAGGTTGGCGGTTCCGACCAGTGGGGAAACATGACCTCAGGGACTGAACTGGTCAGACGAATTCTTGGAAAAGAAGCCCATGTCGCAACGTGTCCGTTGCTGACCAAAGCCGATGGAACCAAATTTGGGAAAACCGAAGGGGGAGAAAGAATCTGGCTGGATCCCTCGATGACATCACCCTACAAATTTTACCAGTTCTGGCTTAATGCTGCTGATGAAGATGCGAAGAGATTTATTCGCATATTCACGCTTAAGTCCAAAGAGGAAATCGAGAGTCTCGAAAGTGAACACGCCCGAGCTCCACACCTTCGGACTTTACAGAAAGCCCTGGCAAAGGATATTACCATCAGGGTCCATTCCGAGGAAGATTATCGGGCTTCAGTGGAAGCATCGGAAATTCTTTTCGGCAAAGGAACAACCGAGGCATTGAGAAAACTTTCCGAAGAAGATCTTCTCAGTGTATTTGAAGGTGTCCCTCAGAATGTGATATCCAGAACAGAACTTGAACAGGGAATTCCCCTGATCGAACTTCTGGCAACAAAAGCATCGGTTTTTTCTTCAAAGGGTGAAGCTCGTCGCATGCTCACCGGTGGAGGAGTAAGTGTGAATAAAGAAAAAATTACCGATATTGATACCGTTATCTCAACAGATGTCTTACTGAATAACCGCTATATACTTGTTCAGAAGGGCAAGAAAAACTATTATTTGATTATTGCTTCTTAG
- a CDS encoding low molecular weight protein arginine phosphatase, with the protein MCRSPMAEAILRERWNQLGRNDLYVSSTGTYARDNQPAAKLAVEVCGEKGIDLSNHRSHSVDPKELTASDLIFTMEKIQKEYFNLFFPSISDKVFMLSAAWDGPENKKKDIPDPMGGSIKKFRKTFDIIDQHIDRIVPYLKERFSENR; encoded by the coding sequence ATGTGTAGAAGCCCAATGGCGGAAGCGATTTTACGGGAACGATGGAATCAACTGGGGCGCAATGATCTCTATGTTTCTTCAACAGGAACCTATGCTCGCGACAATCAGCCGGCTGCCAAACTCGCTGTGGAGGTCTGTGGTGAAAAGGGCATTGATTTATCCAATCACCGTTCCCATTCCGTAGACCCCAAAGAGCTTACCGCATCTGATCTCATTTTCACCATGGAAAAAATTCAAAAAGAGTACTTTAACCTCTTTTTTCCTTCAATTTCGGATAAAGTTTTTATGCTGAGCGCTGCATGGGACGGTCCCGAAAATAAAAAGAAGGACATTCCGGATCCCATGGGAGGCTCGATTAAAAAGTTCCGTAAAACATTCGACATAATCGACCAACACATCGACCGTATCGTTCCCTACCTCAAAGAACGGTTTTCGGAAAACCGGTAA
- a CDS encoding SDR family oxidoreductase yields the protein MPHTAPAILITAGTRRLGLAMAKKSLALGYEVVLHYRSSNQEAQEWIEQNPHLSPKVHFVDADLRNSPSQLIEEWCARFPYIEGLVNNASVFNKGDLANFSHLKETLLINALIPMELAAAFSRSVKEGWIINITDANIYRSNLPYQNYRMSKRLLEDATRQLALAFAPRIRVNAIAPGAMLPAPGQSREEFLKLKQTIPLRKTGSMESLQSAYEYLIKNTYITGQIMYVDGGRHIG from the coding sequence ATGCCTCATACCGCACCAGCTATTCTCATTACCGCAGGGACACGACGTCTGGGCCTTGCCATGGCAAAAAAAAGCCTGGCCCTGGGCTACGAAGTAGTTCTTCACTACCGAAGCAGCAATCAGGAAGCGCAGGAATGGATAGAGCAAAATCCGCACCTCTCACCCAAGGTTCATTTTGTCGATGCAGATCTCCGTAACAGTCCATCACAGCTGATCGAAGAATGGTGTGCACGATTTCCCTACATTGAAGGTCTTGTTAACAATGCTTCTGTTTTCAACAAAGGCGATCTCGCAAATTTCTCCCATCTCAAAGAAACGCTTCTTATCAATGCACTTATTCCAATGGAACTTGCGGCGGCATTCTCCCGCTCAGTGAAAGAGGGCTGGATTATCAATATTACCGATGCCAATATATACCGCAGTAACCTTCCGTATCAGAACTATCGTATGTCAAAAAGACTTCTTGAGGATGCCACCCGGCAACTTGCTCTTGCCTTTGCCCCCCGAATCCGGGTCAATGCGATTGCTCCCGGCGCCATGCTCCCTGCTCCGGGACAAAGCCGGGAAGAATTTCTAAAGCTTAAACAAACCATACCCCTTAGAAAGACCGGCTCCATGGAATCGCTCCAGTCGGCCTACGAATACCTTATCAAAAATACCTATATAACGGGTCAGATCATGTATGTTGATGGCGGACGGCATATTGGGTAA
- a CDS encoding tetratricopeptide repeat protein, whose protein sequence is MRKFHVITILWCIIAYSMNSWSDETLDKLIKGKKYKEAIEHADQNIAPPNRSADEWVQIARANEQLGLTEKALACYLVSSRVNPKHYESFLGAARIYNKLGQHENALTNAKKALELNFTGDASWQYANACIKLDRSAEAKKALEKVIETDPDNIVANRELGNIYFNDKEYSKAIPLLQKAYEKKANADVAYKIGKSYLETGNTQSAIDYLNKTLKEKPGLHQARLDLARTYYQMGNYKDAIDEYEKSIDKAKSEPKDKYHLAISKEKTGDSAGAYKAYNDAIKAFGADRSKEALLSRLTVAKAQLNKKQYQEALGHLKFINMADKEGKIAPDIYFLLADAYEGLKKISDAITSLKKAIEKDEKNIEAYARLADLYKRAGNDAKAKETYEKMISLSPNDPNVYLILGNYNLKADNYTKAMELFQKSNTLQKSGAALEGIAISSAKTDRWDRALDAAESAIRMDPNLQEARKVLAKALMKESNYAAAIQHYEKLANKNPKEIEYWRALAICYEKTQNREKLANADKQIIKLDSKDVPSRLRYGKYLLSKKEDKKALKIYQELATLAPKNAAVFKNLYLITKRLGDKNKSLTYVNKYLELNPKDAEAYRDKGNFLYEKKDLDGALAAYRTALKLDPTISGFYDRYAEIVIAKGQHDEAIRAIKGKIKSGNATVEDYTTLGMIYQKKKSYKNAVENYQKALQMNPQKLDVLTALGECQAAMGQIKEAIITYEQVIMMNPKASKEYKALGDLYAKQNQDEQALKAYKKYLDSGAKDNAVARKIAMIEFNKKNYKDAVKYFGMVSGKEADEFGLKLAYGEACYHAGQYQKAIDILSSLKPRNPSRDALKTINLLSAKSYEKLGEDAKAAQEYLAYTKISGVRDEDAAYKVALLQEKTNPSAAIKQYEINIAKYPKDYRNYLQLGLLYSDKKETLNKSIAMFKKITAMADSFPVIWEKLGDVYGKLGKEDEELNAYKNYVKKEPQDTKANKRIGVLLVKKGKYKEGLIYLETASTLAPKDVEIMYSLAHSYAKTNRPNEAISVLTKAKELKPRDTKIRNRLYKLYMKVGKEKEAREEVEQLLAIDPNDVESRMVYAELLFQDKKYKEAENEVENIMATSPGNDVLMLLGKIKTAQKKYKDALTAYDEIIAMENYAPALYEKAELFRSYGKELGKSPKWAETFYKRALRSDSTYALAELGLARLQKLWKRDDLYRKHLRRAKELDPTNDEIQKELKKAR, encoded by the coding sequence ATGCGCAAGTTCCATGTTATAACAATTCTCTGGTGCATCATTGCATATAGTATGAATTCATGGAGCGATGAAACCCTTGATAAGCTTATCAAAGGAAAAAAGTACAAGGAAGCAATTGAGCATGCAGATCAGAACATTGCTCCGCCGAACCGTTCTGCGGATGAGTGGGTCCAGATCGCCAGGGCAAATGAACAGCTGGGACTCACCGAAAAGGCACTGGCCTGTTATCTGGTTTCATCGCGGGTAAATCCCAAACATTACGAATCATTCCTGGGCGCAGCGAGGATCTACAATAAGCTGGGCCAGCACGAGAATGCTTTAACCAATGCCAAAAAAGCACTGGAATTGAATTTTACCGGTGATGCAAGCTGGCAGTATGCCAATGCGTGCATTAAACTCGACCGTTCTGCTGAAGCAAAGAAAGCGTTGGAAAAGGTTATTGAGACCGATCCTGATAATATCGTTGCAAATCGGGAGCTTGGGAACATTTATTTCAATGATAAGGAATACAGCAAAGCAATTCCGCTGCTTCAGAAGGCATACGAGAAGAAGGCTAATGCTGATGTGGCGTATAAAATCGGAAAATCCTATCTTGAAACCGGCAACACACAATCTGCTATCGATTACCTTAATAAGACGCTTAAAGAGAAGCCCGGGTTACATCAGGCCCGTCTCGACCTGGCCCGGACGTATTATCAAATGGGTAACTATAAGGATGCAATTGATGAATATGAAAAATCAATTGACAAGGCAAAGAGTGAGCCGAAAGATAAGTATCATCTGGCCATTTCCAAAGAAAAAACCGGCGATTCGGCGGGTGCCTATAAAGCGTATAATGATGCGATCAAGGCGTTTGGTGCCGATCGTTCGAAAGAAGCTCTGCTCAGCCGCTTGACAGTAGCTAAGGCGCAGTTGAATAAAAAACAGTATCAGGAGGCGCTCGGACATTTGAAGTTTATCAATATGGCCGATAAGGAAGGAAAAATTGCGCCCGATATCTATTTCCTTCTTGCCGATGCCTATGAAGGATTGAAAAAAATATCCGATGCGATTACGAGTCTCAAAAAAGCGATCGAAAAGGATGAGAAAAATATCGAAGCTTACGCACGCCTGGCGGATCTTTACAAGAGAGCCGGTAATGATGCGAAGGCTAAAGAAACATACGAAAAAATGATCAGTTTGAGTCCTAATGATCCCAATGTCTATCTCATTTTGGGTAACTATAATCTCAAAGCCGATAATTATACCAAAGCCATGGAGCTTTTCCAGAAAAGTAATACGCTGCAAAAGAGCGGCGCGGCTCTGGAGGGAATTGCTATTTCATCGGCAAAAACTGATCGATGGGATCGTGCACTCGATGCCGCCGAATCGGCAATCCGCATGGATCCGAATCTTCAGGAAGCAAGGAAAGTTCTGGCAAAGGCCCTGATGAAAGAAAGTAATTATGCCGCCGCAATCCAGCATTACGAAAAGCTGGCAAATAAAAATCCCAAAGAAATCGAGTACTGGAGAGCGCTGGCAATCTGCTATGAAAAAACACAGAACCGGGAAAAACTCGCCAACGCTGATAAGCAGATCATCAAGCTTGATTCAAAGGATGTTCCTTCACGTTTGCGTTACGGGAAATATCTTCTGTCTAAAAAAGAAGATAAAAAAGCATTGAAAATTTACCAGGAACTCGCTACACTGGCTCCCAAAAATGCCGCGGTTTTCAAGAACCTGTATCTTATTACCAAACGTCTGGGCGATAAAAACAAGTCTCTCACCTATGTAAACAAGTATCTCGAACTTAATCCGAAAGATGCCGAGGCATACAGAGACAAAGGAAATTTTCTGTATGAAAAGAAAGATCTCGACGGCGCCCTGGCCGCCTATCGTACAGCCTTGAAACTCGATCCCACGATCAGTGGATTCTACGATCGTTACGCCGAAATTGTTATTGCCAAAGGACAGCATGATGAGGCTATCCGGGCGATTAAAGGAAAAATCAAATCGGGAAATGCAACGGTTGAAGACTATACTACCCTGGGTATGATTTATCAGAAAAAGAAATCGTACAAAAATGCTGTGGAAAATTACCAGAAAGCTCTTCAGATGAATCCACAGAAACTTGATGTTCTCACTGCGCTTGGAGAATGCCAGGCCGCAATGGGACAAATCAAGGAAGCGATTATTACCTACGAACAGGTTATCATGATGAATCCCAAGGCCTCGAAAGAGTATAAGGCCCTCGGTGATTTATATGCAAAGCAGAATCAGGATGAACAGGCGCTTAAGGCCTATAAGAAATATCTTGATAGCGGAGCAAAGGACAATGCTGTTGCCCGAAAAATCGCCATGATCGAATTCAACAAGAAAAACTATAAAGACGCGGTAAAATATTTTGGAATGGTAAGCGGGAAAGAGGCTGATGAATTTGGTCTTAAACTGGCCTATGGTGAAGCCTGCTACCATGCAGGACAATATCAGAAGGCAATCGATATCCTGTCCTCACTCAAGCCAAGGAATCCCAGCCGTGATGCACTAAAAACAATTAATCTCTTGAGTGCAAAGTCGTACGAAAAACTGGGAGAAGATGCCAAGGCTGCTCAGGAATACCTGGCCTACACAAAAATATCTGGTGTTCGTGATGAAGATGCTGCGTATAAAGTAGCACTGCTTCAGGAAAAAACCAATCCGTCTGCGGCCATAAAACAATATGAAATAAATATTGCCAAATATCCCAAGGACTATCGAAATTACCTGCAGCTTGGTCTTTTGTACTCCGATAAAAAGGAGACGCTCAATAAATCGATAGCCATGTTTAAAAAGATTACCGCCATGGCCGATTCATTTCCGGTTATCTGGGAAAAACTTGGTGATGTTTATGGTAAACTGGGTAAAGAGGATGAAGAACTCAATGCCTATAAAAATTATGTGAAAAAGGAGCCTCAGGATACAAAGGCCAACAAGCGTATCGGAGTTCTTCTGGTTAAAAAAGGCAAGTACAAAGAAGGCTTGATCTATCTTGAAACTGCAAGCACGCTTGCTCCAAAAGATGTTGAAATCATGTATTCGCTTGCCCATAGTTATGCAAAAACCAACCGTCCTAATGAAGCGATCAGTGTTTTGACAAAAGCAAAGGAGCTCAAACCCAGAGATACCAAGATTCGCAATCGTTTATACAAGCTCTATATGAAAGTGGGTAAGGAAAAAGAGGCTCGTGAAGAGGTCGAACAGCTTCTTGCAATCGATCCGAATGATGTCGAATCCCGGATGGTTTATGCCGAGCTTTTATTTCAGGACAAGAAATACAAAGAGGCCGAAAACGAAGTTGAAAATATCATGGCAACTTCGCCGGGCAATGATGTCCTTATGCTGCTTGGAAAGATAAAGACCGCGCAGAAAAAATATAAGGACGCTCTTACTGCATACGATGAAATCATTGCGATGGAAAATTATGCCCCTGCACTGTACGAAAAAGCCGAATTATTCCGAAGTTATGGAAAGGAATTGGGAAAGAGTCCTAAATGGGCCGAAACGTTCTATAAAAGAGCTTTGCGTTCCGATTCGACCTATGCGCTGGCAGAGCTCGGACTGGCTCGTCTGCAGAAACTCTGGAAACGTGATGACCTTTACCGGAAGCATCTTCGGAGAGCCAAAGAGCTGGATCCAACGAACGATGAAATCCAGAAGGAACTCAAAAAAGCTCGATAA
- a CDS encoding hexose kinase translates to MKGCSIYCGNFSDCNDDKGHETALLCYERGRALLITCTVFNPCLDVTYSLDEFHVGNTYNDTISKRGPAGKGINVARAIKELGEDVGVVIFQPEENHGRFKKYFEDCDIDAKYFTFPGSVRINTTICERAAGRTSHINSLGTAAPPEVQNAFIKFIEQKVRKDNRLALCGSLPPDHDMDAYRKVITALKKKSVFCLLDSRGDAFRRGLLARPDAVKPNHEELEEYFGEEIRGIHHIALKGKRFCDMGIRYAFISLGSDGMIAIHDNNCLLCSVPPITPVDTIGCGDSVVAGILVGMQRKLSFVETCRLAVACGISNALNEGAGIINKGDVQRLMKDICIESV, encoded by the coding sequence ATTAAAGGTTGCTCAATTTATTGCGGTAATTTTTCTGACTGCAATGATGATAAAGGCCATGAAACTGCTTTATTGTGCTATGAAAGGGGAAGGGCTCTTTTGATCACCTGCACGGTATTTAATCCCTGTCTTGATGTCACTTATTCACTGGATGAGTTCCATGTGGGAAATACCTATAACGATACAATATCAAAACGTGGGCCTGCAGGAAAAGGAATCAATGTCGCACGAGCGATAAAAGAACTGGGAGAAGATGTCGGGGTGGTGATATTTCAGCCCGAAGAAAATCATGGACGGTTTAAAAAATATTTTGAGGACTGCGATATCGATGCAAAATATTTTACCTTTCCCGGCAGTGTACGAATTAATACGACTATTTGTGAAAGGGCTGCGGGAAGGACAAGTCATATCAACAGCCTTGGAACGGCGGCACCGCCGGAGGTCCAGAACGCTTTTATTAAATTTATCGAGCAAAAAGTTCGGAAAGACAACCGCCTGGCACTCTGTGGAAGCCTTCCACCTGATCACGATATGGATGCTTATCGTAAAGTAATTACGGCGTTGAAAAAGAAGAGCGTTTTCTGCCTGCTTGACTCCAGGGGGGATGCCTTCCGCAGGGGGCTCCTGGCCAGACCCGATGCCGTAAAACCTAATCATGAAGAACTCGAAGAATATTTTGGAGAAGAAATCCGGGGAATTCATCATATCGCATTGAAAGGGAAACGATTCTGCGATATGGGAATCCGATATGCCTTTATTTCTCTGGGTTCCGACGGCATGATTGCGATTCATGACAACAATTGCCTGCTCTGCAGTGTTCCTCCCATAACACCGGTCGATACTATTGGCTGTGGCGATTCGGTCGTTGCAGGAATTCTGGTGGGAATGCAGCGAAAACTTTCATTCGTCGAGACATGCAGGCTTGCTGTTGCATGTGGTATCTCCAATGCATTGAATGAAGGAGCCGGAATAATTAATAAAGGGGATGTACAGCGGCTGATGAAAGACATCTGTATCGAGTCGGTTTGA
- a CDS encoding sigma-70 family RNA polymerase sigma factor, with the protein MNNSDNDKDLFDLWQKGDPRGFSGLYEKYKHRVFGFLMRMTGDRNKAEDLMQDTFIAALRNINQFDKNRNFLSWIFGIAHKRTIDYFRHAKVESDHEEDAVSSIGSKFETPEGSMSNRSLREKINEAVQCLEASQREVFLLRELGDVPFKDIAEIMNCPINTALGRMRLALKNIRKELQKRGIHGVQ; encoded by the coding sequence ATGAATAATTCAGACAACGACAAAGATTTGTTCGATCTTTGGCAAAAAGGTGATCCGAGAGGTTTTTCGGGTTTATATGAAAAATATAAGCACCGTGTTTTCGGATTTCTGATGAGAATGACCGGAGATCGTAACAAAGCGGAAGACTTGATGCAGGATACATTTATTGCTGCATTGAGGAATATCAATCAGTTTGATAAGAACAGAAATTTTTTAAGTTGGATTTTCGGTATAGCGCATAAACGGACAATCGATTATTTCCGTCATGCAAAAGTCGAAAGCGACCATGAAGAAGATGCGGTTTCATCGATCGGGAGCAAATTCGAGACTCCCGAAGGGAGCATGTCCAACAGATCGTTGCGTGAAAAAATAAACGAAGCTGTTCAGTGCCTGGAGGCTTCACAACGAGAGGTCTTTCTTTTGCGTGAGCTTGGAGATGTACCTTTCAAGGATATTGCCGAAATCATGAATTGTCCAATAAACACAGCGCTGGGACGTATGCGCCTGGCATTAAAGAATATCCGTAAGGAACTACAGAAAAGGGGTATTCATGGAGTGCAATAA
- a CDS encoding leucine--tRNA ligase — MEEYDPHSIEPKWQQYWEKKKCFNVDEDKSKKKYYVLIEFPYPSGEGLHVGHPRSYTALDVVSRKRRMQGYNVLFPMGWDAFGLPAENFAIKTGQHPREVTQKNIQRFRSQLKRLGFSFDWSREIDTTDPHYYKWTQWIFLKLWEKGLAYKSEMPINWCTSCNVGLANEEVVGGVCERCGGEVVRKVKSQWMLKITEYAERLLADLEMVDFLEQIKMQQTNWIGRSVGAEVDFPVHSKDEKERTMRIFTTRPDTLFGVTYMVLAPEHPLVNELLPVCENAEEVRKYVEEAANKSDFERTEVVKEVSGVEFKGITALNPATHNKVPVWIADYVLISYGTGAIMAVPGHDERDWKFAGKYGLPVVEVISGGDVSQGAFVDIDKGTLVNSGPLDGMPPHEAIEEMIRIVESEGYGKASVQYRLRDWVFSRQRYWGEPIPMVKCPQCGWVPLPESELPLLLPEVERYRTTDTGESPLALIKDWVEVSCPRCNGPARRETDTMPQWAGSSWYFLRFTDAHNDTALASPENLSYWIPIDWYNGGMEHTTLHLLYSRFWHKFLYDIGVVPSPEPYKKRTSHGLILGQNGEKMSKSRGNVVNPDEMVEKYGADAFRLYEMFMGAFDQPIPWNTQGLTGMNRFINRVWELIGKVSSEAPENNDVTTLLHQTIKKVSEDIEAMKFNTAIAQLMTLSHTLNRQDAVRKEDMERFVLLLSPFVPHISEELWQKLGHDSTLAYEEWPSWEEDKLKVDTVTIVIQVNGKLRSKFNAPADASKQELEKSALNDSKIKQHIEGKTVRKVIVVPNKLVNIVAK; from the coding sequence ATTGAAGAATATGATCCGCATAGTATTGAACCTAAGTGGCAACAATACTGGGAAAAAAAGAAATGTTTCAATGTTGATGAAGATAAGTCAAAGAAGAAGTATTATGTTCTTATAGAATTTCCCTATCCATCGGGGGAAGGGCTTCATGTAGGCCATCCCCGCAGTTATACTGCCCTTGATGTTGTTTCGAGAAAACGGCGGATGCAGGGATATAATGTACTTTTCCCTATGGGGTGGGATGCATTCGGGCTTCCTGCCGAGAATTTTGCCATTAAAACCGGGCAGCATCCACGCGAAGTAACGCAAAAAAATATCCAGCGATTCCGTTCTCAATTAAAACGGCTCGGATTTTCTTTTGACTGGTCCCGCGAGATCGACACGACCGATCCTCATTATTACAAGTGGACTCAGTGGATATTTTTGAAACTGTGGGAAAAGGGGCTGGCCTACAAATCCGAAATGCCGATCAACTGGTGTACATCGTGTAATGTCGGGTTAGCCAACGAAGAGGTCGTTGGAGGAGTTTGTGAGCGATGTGGCGGTGAAGTGGTACGGAAAGTTAAAAGCCAATGGATGCTTAAAATTACCGAGTATGCGGAGAGGCTTCTTGCAGATCTGGAAATGGTAGACTTTTTGGAACAGATAAAAATGCAGCAGACAAACTGGATCGGCCGGTCTGTTGGTGCGGAAGTGGATTTTCCGGTGCACTCCAAAGATGAAAAAGAACGCACAATGCGCATATTCACGACCCGTCCCGATACACTTTTCGGGGTAACCTATATGGTTCTGGCGCCGGAGCATCCGCTGGTCAACGAATTGCTGCCGGTGTGCGAAAATGCAGAGGAAGTGCGCAAGTATGTGGAGGAAGCCGCAAACAAATCGGATTTTGAACGGACCGAGGTCGTTAAGGAAGTAAGCGGGGTGGAATTCAAAGGGATTACCGCACTCAATCCGGCTACTCATAACAAAGTTCCTGTATGGATTGCCGATTATGTGCTCATTTCTTATGGCACCGGTGCAATCATGGCTGTTCCGGGGCACGATGAACGGGACTGGAAATTCGCCGGAAAATACGGATTGCCTGTTGTCGAAGTCATCTCCGGTGGTGATGTATCGCAGGGAGCTTTTGTTGACATCGACAAAGGTACACTGGTCAATTCAGGTCCTCTTGACGGGATGCCGCCTCATGAAGCGATTGAAGAAATGATCCGTATTGTTGAATCTGAAGGGTATGGGAAAGCATCGGTCCAATATCGCTTACGAGATTGGGTGTTCAGCAGACAGCGGTATTGGGGGGAGCCTATTCCCATGGTGAAGTGTCCTCAATGTGGATGGGTGCCCTTACCGGAATCGGAGCTTCCGTTGCTTCTTCCCGAAGTCGAGCGTTACCGTACAACCGATACCGGTGAATCGCCGCTGGCGCTTATTAAAGACTGGGTTGAGGTATCCTGTCCTCGATGCAATGGGCCGGCCCGGCGTGAAACGGATACGATGCCCCAATGGGCGGGATCGAGCTGGTATTTCCTGCGCTTTACCGACGCCCATAACGATACCGCCCTTGCTTCACCGGAAAATCTCTCATACTGGATACCAATCGACTGGTACAATGGTGGTATGGAACATACGACGCTTCATCTGCTGTATTCCCGGTTCTGGCATAAATTTCTCTATGATATCGGTGTCGTGCCGTCTCCCGAACCCTACAAAAAACGAACTTCTCACGGCCTTATTCTGGGGCAAAACGGAGAGAAAATGTCCAAGTCCCGTGGAAATGTGGTCAATCCCGATGAAATGGTCGAAAAATACGGCGCAGATGCTTTTCGGCTTTATGAAATGTTCATGGGGGCTTTCGATCAGCCTATTCCGTGGAATACTCAGGGACTCACTGGTATGAACCGTTTCATAAACCGTGTATGGGAGCTTATTGGTAAAGTCAGTTCCGAAGCTCCGGAAAACAATGATGTCACCACTCTCTTGCATCAGACAATTAAGAAAGTTTCTGAAGATATCGAGGCGATGAAATTCAATACGGCGATTGCTCAGCTGATGACTCTTTCCCACACCCTCAACCGCCAGGATGCCGTCAGGAAAGAGGATATGGAACGTTTCGTATTGCTTCTTTCACCTTTTGTCCCTCATATTTCCGAAGAATTGTGGCAGAAGCTCGGGCATGATTCAACACTTGCCTATGAAGAATGGCCGTCGTGGGAAGAGGATAAGCTTAAAGTCGATACCGTGACTATTGTTATACAGGTTAACGGCAAACTGCGTTCGAAATTCAATGCACCGGCAGATGCATCAAAACAGGAACTCGAAAAGTCTGCTCTCAATGACTCTAAAATTAAGCAGCATATCGAAGGTAAAACCGTACGCAAGGTTATCGTGGTTCCCAATAAATTAGTAAATATCGTTGCAAAATAA